In Planococcus citri chromosome 4, ihPlaCitr1.1, whole genome shotgun sequence, the genomic window GAAATGCGAATGGCGATGCTGATAAGGATAAACAATTTCTGCGCTTCATGTTTGAAATTTGGCTGATTTTGTGATATTGACACCATATTTTTGTACTTGattgcaattttatttaaaaccaAACATGGTTATCAGATATTTTCGTATGTTTGCTCGAAAGCCATTACCTTCCTCCAGAAGAAGAATTCAACCAGAAATAAAAGATGGAAAAATCTGCGTTccttgtaagtacctatatactgTGTAATGTGTtacctatatgtacctaccttttgGAAGCGGCTATCATTAAccacggtttttttttcatatccaATGTCCAGTACCTACGGTTTTGGCCAAGATGAATGGAAAGTTAGATGACCTCGGGTCACTAGTTAATATCGTTAAGCCTTTGCTCCTTCTGAATGCGGTAGGCTGGGTCTCGTTACTGATGTTGTCATTGTATTGTTTATTGTAATTCCATTGAATATTCATTATCATTTCATTATACCTAATCATTATTTGCTAATTacttggttttaatttttcagggaAGATGTTGAGTTTTTCAGGAAAGATGTAAATGTGCGGAAGCTGCAGGATAATAAAAGTGAAGACTGACATTCCGCTCCTGTTTCATCGTGTTTAAAATAGTCTATTCGACTATTCTTACACATTGTAAATATGTACTGGAGAAAGGAAAATACAATACCTGTGTATAAATTGAAATGTCTTGTTTTTGTACACCGTTAGATTATAAGTAGAGGTatcgtaaaattgaaaaatcactcgaaCGTGATGTTTTTCACTCACCATATGACGTAGGTAGAGTAACATTTATGATATATTAGGTATCTTCAAAGAAAACATGCTTCGTAACAGTTGAGTATTAAAATCGAACAATTTGATTGGGAGGGTAAACATCCAAAGGGAGTGCTGGATACAATAATATCATTGGCTTTTATTCTTTGATACTACATCTGCTAGTTTCATATTTACGACCAACCATGGTACTGTAAGAATACACCGAAAATTGTGTTAAGAACCTTCATTGCGAAATAGGTCTTCTGCACATTTTGGtatcttcaaaactgaaagAGTTACatcaaatcaattcatttgattggaattttaaaacgaagacgtaaacaatatttttttcgatgaaatctCATTAAATCAGATACGATATTTTCTGGATCCAAATTTGAAGTCTAGATTTATTCAAATAAACGTTAGTATCTGATTAGAACCAATCAAGGCCTCCAGTGCTATCAGAGCCGAAGGATTTTGCAATCAAGATTGAAAATGCATAGTATTTGACTTGACGACGTTTGGATATTCTCATGTAATCCTACATAAGGAAAACACAccgtacaaaatttcaaagttagccatacgaaataaaattaaaaaaaaaaaatgttgaaaacatttcaactgTATTTTTAGGAAAACATATTTTATTCGTCGATTTTCCTCACGAAAACTAATACAAAAATAACATTGTTCAAGAACATGTACTAAAATCAAACCGACTCCTGTTGCTCCGATACCTCTTCTTGGTCATCTTTGAATATGTGACTTCCAACCATTGCAGCCAGATGCGATTGAACAGCTGGACTAAGGGTCATGCCTTCAATTATCTTCTTAGCTAAATTTTCGGTTTCGCCGTAACCATTATTTGCACTATACGTTACGCATTCCTTGAAAATaagcaaaacaaaaataatatttagagaTCGTAACAACGTAACCgacaattgaaataatttacgGTTACCATAGCttgtttgacatttttatttttcacacaATGATCCATATATAAGGATAAAACTTCCGGGTCCGGTACACCGACGATGTGGTTTTCatcttgaatcaattttttaaatacttctGTAGCTTTGTCAAAGGCATTTCCATGTAGAAGTAGAAGAATAGCTTCACCGAGCATTTTACCGGTCCACCTGTTGAAATAATTACATCGATAACGATTATTAATTGATCAACTGGCCAATTTGTGGGTACTTTAGAATAAATTGTCGAATACTTACTCAACGGGTATTTGACGCTGTTGAGATTTTAGTTCAGCTTTTTGATAAACGGACCACGCAATATCCGATAGTACGATCGCAGTTTCCGATGGTGGTTCGGTATATGGAACACGATTCAATACCATACCTTCTAGAAGAGTTGACAATAACTGAGGTCTGtcgtaaatttcaaattgcacCATATCTGTCCATATACGTTTGTATAGATCTATTGCACCGTTCATCGTAATAGTTTTTATCaattcctaaaaaataatttttgtatattaaaaaaacaagaaaaaattacagCGGTGAAATATGTAGAACCCAAACACATACTTCGATAACATTTAGTTCTGGAGTGTAAATATGAGGTACTAAATAATCATAAATGCGCATTATATCTTCTACACTTTCCGTGTGGAACAACAAGTGGAAGTAGTTTCGACTGTTGacagaagaaggaaaaaaataaataaatatttcgatgattttatGGATCGCACGAGAACGATTACTCACTAATATTGCGATTCTTTGAACGAAGTTCCGATGAAATTATAATTATCGCCTTTCCAAAGCAATCTGTTTATTCTATGAGCTACTTCTTTGTCACGTATCATGTATCGACATTTCTCCATCACCAAAGGGAAAAATGTCGTGTCCAGTGGATCCTGGATTTTCATTTCTCTGCTTTCCAAATCATCTAGTATGTCTTCGATGACATTTAATTGTTGGCCTCCTAAAGAGAAATCAGAAATTGGATAAAAGCAATTGTTCAACTCTGAAATATTACTAAAGAAGCCGAAGAATTCTTACTTTCGTTATAACAGATTCTTAGAAGATGAGCATACGATGCTAAACTTGGCAGAACATCGAACTGTTTCACTTCTGCTATCATTTTTAGGGCGAACCTCTTAGTGTCTGGGAAATTAGGCATGCGAACTAAACTCTGAAGCACTGCATTCAATGTATGAACATTTGGCTTCAATCCGTAATCATTCATGGTTGTGAGAATGTTCTGAAATACATACACACAAATGAGTCAATTTAACGTTTAAAAAAAGCTCGTTAATCAAGCTCATGAACGCGATCCGAGTCTCTCTGAATACCTCAATGATTTGCCATCGTTGAGAACCTCCATCAGCTCGGTACGTAGCAACAGTTAGCAACGCATTATATGCATCTGTCGAcagcaccaattttttttcttcagctaAAGCAAAATATTGATATGCTTTCTCAATCTGAAAGAAGAACTGGGTTATTTTCTTGTCCACATCGAATAGCGACAATtatgaaaatgattaaaataccTCGAAATATTTAACCATTCCTCGTATTATTGCGGAATATTTTTCACTAGATTCGGGTAATTCTTCGAATAGTTTCATAGCCAAACCATTATCTCTAAAACGATAATAATGAATAACCAAATAGTACATACAATTATTACAatgaatattttacaaatttctgtAATAATATTCGAGATACTAACTTCCATGTTTTCTTAACAGCGTTACTGTCTTTATTCGATTGAGCAAACCATTTTTCTTCGATAAAATCGGGACAAAATTCTTCAGtttcgttgaaaaaacaaagcaaTTCTAGTAACGCTTGTTTATTTTCATCGCTTATTTCTgaaatacaaaagaaaaacaCATCATGAAACACGCACATACCTTACACGATGCTTGCAAATGAAACAAAAGGCATACCATCTCCtctatttttcataatattataaACTGTTACAGCATCGTTGACCGAAGgacttttaattattttgtacAGAATTTCATTGTCCAAATCATCGGTTTCATCGTATTGAGCTTTAGGGAAAAACACCTGCAAAATTCAACATTGAGGGGTGATAACGAgcacgaataaaataaaagacggattaaattaaaaattcacctcgATTGGTGGCTCAGCTTCTCTGTGCTGAAAAAGTTCAGGGTTCTCGTCTCTTATCCATCGGGCTGCTTTTCGACCAGATTCTTGAGCTAGTGAGTAAATTCTCTTATTGTTGTTTGACATCGGTATAAGGTACGGATCATCATGATATTTAAAATGAGCTGCTGTAGGATCTGCTTTGGTTACATTGGCTAATGCCTGAAGAAAAACGAGAATTAATCTAAAGATAATAAATCTTGACCATTACAACCGTACCTTCAAGATATCTGTAGGACCTCGTGGAATTCTTTTAGgaataattatttcttcatcGTCAGCAACAGCAGTGGAATAGTTGAGTCTTGAAATAACACTTTTATTCAAGGTATTTACATAGCAGGAACTGCATCTGTAGAAGAATTAGTGGTTAAAATAGGCGATTTTTAGACGTAGAATTTAGTAACCAATTACCTCGTATTTTGGAgtagttttaaaatattcattttctggTTTATATTACACAATTAATTCAAATAATCATTTCAATCCGGTGTTTAAAACTAAGCACGCCGGAGTTGAGAAATAATTTCGattcgaattcaattttgataaaaataaatgataacattgccgaaatttttttcttgcacgATGGCCACACTGATTGACTGTCACTAACGCTGAAATCACGACTAGCGACGCAAATCGTAACTAAGATTGAAAATACGACACTAGCGCTAAAACACGACTAGCGGCGCAAATCgtaactaaaataaaaaatattgaattcacTAGCGCTACAAACACGTAGTGGTGAAAATTGTAACTAAAATACTGAATTTCACTAGCGCTTGAACTGCACAGTGGTGAAAATTGTAACTAAGATgaacttccaaaatttttttgtcggcttttcatcaaaaaagctggaaaagtGTAACGTAAACAtaaatgatcattgatcattGATCTACGGTTCCAACTCAGTGTTTTACGagtaatattttaattaatctCCGTTTTAATAGTTTTAATGTGCTTGTGGGAGTACagatatcttgaaaaaaaaagaacgacgGTACCGGATAGATAACTCAAGCCGATCAAGTAGTCCTGATGTTCTGAAAATGGATGTAAAAATATCTCTTGAATTGAacctttttatcaatttatgatttttgggatttattttatGATCTAATTGATGAgatatgttttcggcgacgtgaaaaattacatggTTATGATGTGAGTACCTGTTATACGTATTCATTCGCATTATGTTGGATTTAAATCTTCCTTTTTTGCCTACGTTATCACTTTTAATGATAACACCTCTTGAGGCAtagtacattattttttatgcatacCTTTCGATTTTTGCATTATGACATCTAAGACATTAACTCTGTTTTTGCAGCTATTGGGTTCTGTTCAGAGTATCAATTTCAGCGACTGATAAGTTTCCAAAGCAGAAACGATGATACCTCTGGTTCAAAGAGACACGAACACCAACAACTCGTACGGCATAAAGGCCCGCATCGAAGATAAAGTTAAAGGCTGGATCAAGTTAATCTTCTCCGATCGGAATTCCCGTAATTTATTTCTCTTTCTGATACTGAACTTATCATTCGCATTTGTCGAACTTCTGTATGGTGTATGGACCAACAGTTTAGGCTTGATATCAGACTCCTTCCATATGTTCTTCGATTGTACCGGATTACTCGCTGGATTAGTAGCATCTGTTATATCAAAATGGAAACCCGACGATAAATTTTCTTACGGTTACGTCCGAGCTGAAATATTAGCTGGGTTCGTGAACGGTCTGTTTTTATTATTCATCGCATTTTTCATATGCTCCGAAGCTGTGGAAAGGTTCATCGAACCACCGGAAGTGAAACACGAACGTCTATTTGTTGTTTCTGTGTTAGGATTGTTAGTTAATTTAGTCGGTATTTACGCATTCCAACATGGGCACCCGGGAGGCCACTGCTCGCACGGCGGCCACTCGCATGGTGGTCATTCTCACTCTCATTCGCATGGAAATCATAGCCACAGCCATAGTAATAACGTCGGCGGGCAcagtcatcatcatcatcaccgaGAGAATGAAATTTCTTCCGCTGGAAATTCTCATCTTATGAAGGGAGTCTTTCTGCATATTTTGGCAGACACTCTGGGTAGTGTAGGCGTAATCATATCGGCTATATTAATGTACGCTTTCGGTTGGATGCGAGCTGATCCGATTTGCTCGATGTTTATATCAATACTGATTGCTATCAGTGTCCTCAGCCTGATCTCCGATTCATTACTTATCTTGATGCAAAGGCAGCCTAAAGAACTGGACGAAGTATTACCACGTTGTTACCAAAAGGTTATGCAATTGACGGGGGTGTACAGTATACAAGAacctcatttttggactttgagtAGCGGCGTTTTCGTTGGCGCTTTGAAACTGGAAGTTTCCAAAGCTGCAGATTTGAAATACGTGGTCAGCCACACGCATATGATATTCAACTCCGTCGGAGTTAAAAATTTGTACGTTCAGTTGGACTACACTAATATGTAATTATTGTTCATTGATTTTATTAAAtgcgtaaaaaatttcaaaatacatttataCGCTCCATGTTTTACGAATTGTTAACAAAATGTTGTGataaggagttttttttttcgtcttgaaaatgttgatagTTGAATACCGATTTCTATGTGcttatatttcttttttttgtacgtaaataaaatatacataaattgttattaatacgtaatttttatttttcacttttggtgTTCACACGATACTTAGACTATATCACAGAATCAAAGAAGTATAAAATGAATCAACATCATCATAATATTGTATTAAGGATCAAACGGTATAGTGGGATCCAAAATACTCAATCGGTCGAATATACTCATAGGTTTAGAACTGCCCGAGTTCCCTTTAGAATTTTCGCCTagtttctggaatttttttgattcttctttTTGTTTAGTTTCCTCGACAGGTTTTCTGAGACATTCGTCCTTCGCTGTTTCtacttgtttttcaatttcttcatccaAATCTGTATCGGCATCGTAAACATTTTCTACACCTTCATCGTTCAGCTCcatttcttcttcaaattctaaaattaaaattgctgtAACATTGATAATCTAATGGAGATTTTCAATTGAACAGGAGGTATTATATTACCTGAAGCTGTATCTTCATCCATCTTCACACCCAACTTTCCCTTCAGttcgttgattttctttttcttcgaatttaGTAAATTGAGAAAACGATAATATAGAATACTCTCCATATTATTTTTATCAGCTTGAAACCGTTTCATCTGCTCCAGAAGTGACTCGTTACCTACACAtgaatatatatttttattcaaatagttCGATGAAAACACGACGAAGAATGAAGAATCTGACAGCTAACCTTTCATCAAAGCTTCATTCAACGACtgtaattcatcaattttcttcacgtattgattattttcattcaaagttGCATCCAGCACAGCGAGAATCGATGTTTGAAAATCAACCTGTGCAACAAGAATTTaattagtaaataaataaataggaaaaaatcatgATGATCTGATGAATCAAACGAAGTAATTTACTTTATCAAGTTTTATActggtaaattttatttttatggaattGGCCGAATTAGTTTgtatgctttttttcaagtaaaagtTATCTTCGGCTATGCTGTACGAAAATTCTGAAGATGATGTTAGAAAGGCTTTCCGCAGTTCTTCAATATACTCCTTCTCGGACAGGTTTAATAGATTACTTTGATCGGAGATGTAACTCGAAGAAATCTGAACAttgtaaaatacataatttatttcatttttcacataGAAAATCACTCTTGCAGAGGAAATATAGCACTTACTTCTCCTTTATATGCTGTATTGTTATCAAAGACAATCATAGAAATACTCTTCCCTGAACATTCTACTTTCACTTTGTAAAACGAATTCGGATTATTTTCAACCGGTAGAGTTGTAACACACGTAAAATCCATACTTGAACtttctttagaaattttctttacaaattttcaaaaaatcagtaaGTAATCACGAATTcacgattcaaattttttcaacattgaatttgattttgattacaAAATAAGGCAACACTCACATGACAGTGTTGCAATTTGTATAAatcataaatttaaattaaaatcctGGAAGTTTTGGAAAAGTCAGTTAGCGCTTCTAGCGACATTTATTCAAACtacaaaaataaatgagaaaaaagttgaaaaaattgttgtgttTTGGGAGTGGATTTACAGATTTACATAAAGGAAACCAAATCGCCATGTTGTGTGTAGTGTAATAATTTAGTGATTTTGTGTAACGTAAACTTCTGAATTGTATTGTACTTTATTATTTAActaattattacttttttaataataattaatttttcttaacACTATAATAATGAATCCAGAATAGTAAGTATACTTTTTCTTCATTGATCTATCAAGATTCACGTATCATTTCATGGTAGTGAGTCATCTGTTTTCAACTATGTAGAATGTAATACGTATTAATTATTTGCTAtcattcaatttctgaaaaataaagtaaaGGGTATCATGAAATGGGGTTgaattggtgtattttttgagtacgatatttcaagttttgaaagtttcaaatttccatCACGTATAATGTATGGGTAGTTTCGTCTTTGTACGATTCTGATTCTTCAGTTTTATTCTTGGATAATTGTACTTTTTCTGCATTTCAATTCAGAAAACATCGacgaaattcaatttaaaatcaaactcCATCATAATTGTCACGTTCGATGTTTACTCGAAACATATTTCATTGGTTCTTTGTTATTACGAAGCGATTATGATTAGATAAAGAGAAGAACAAGTATAATACGCAATTATCATTTTGTCCCTGTAAGACGccaattgaataaaatttcctcGTTACGAATGCCAACTTTTTCTTTTATCTAGCTATAGAAGCGTAGTATTTGATATCGGCTCGATTTCCATCACTTTAACCTGGTTTGTTTCTATGATTACAGCGATTATTTGTTCAAACTGCTTCTTATCGGAGATTCAGGCGTTGGAAAATCTTGTTTATTATTACGGTTTGCTGTGAGTATTCTTTAGTTTCATTTTATATACGATGAACTATATAGTATTCGTTTGACTAATTGCATTTCATTTTTGTAGGATGATACGTACACAGACAGCTATATCAGTACAATTGGCGTTGACTTCGTAAGTAATATGTTTTTATGCGTGTAATTCGTGCTTAGATGACTTGTACTTGGGAAATATTATCTTCTTGTGACGTCATCGTATTGGCTACCCTTTTCTGATGATGTGTATTTCGTCTTGAAACCGAAAAAACCCGAAATACATCATTCGAATTCTAGTATAGTGAGAAGATTAATTGCCAGAGTAATTTTATTACTAGGCCGATTTGCATTTGTGTAAATAAAGGGCAAATTTTTACGGTCGTTCGATACACCGATAATAGTGTAACGTATGTGAGCCGGCTTCGGTATgaacttgataaaaatatttagtTCGAGGTACTGGGTGGTGATgtgttatgaaattttcatcttattactaacgatgtgtttttatttgattttcagaaaatcagaaCCGTAGATCTGGATGGCAAAacgataaaattacaaattgtaAGTAGACAGTTGGTTTTCTTTGTGTACCAATTCTGGTGTATAATGTGCCATATGTTGTTTTCAGTGGGATACAGCGGGTCAAGAAAGATTCCGTACTATTACGTCGAGTTATTACAGAGGTGCTCATGGTATTATTATTGTATACGACTGCACGGATTTGGAATCGTTCAATAATCTAAAACAGTGGTTAGAAGAAGTCGACCGATACGCTTGCGAAAACGTTAACAAATTACTAGTTGGAAACAAATGCGATGAAGTTACCAAGAAAGTTGTCGATTATACGACCGCCAAGGTATGAACTTGAATATTATTCCTCATACAACACGAATCGTATCAACTCTCTCAGTATTTTATCCACTATCAGTAAAATGATAATACTCGTAGCATTAGGAAGTCGTGAATATGTGGGGCGTTCCAATTCCCACGTACTGTTAGCGACATCTCAATGTATGAATGGGCAGTGtcgatttatttttggataTGATACTCGACGAGGTTTAATCTCGAGAAAAAATAAGTTTCCGATAGTATCGAGTCGACTTTAAATTACGTTAGGCCCAATTTCAACGAACCTAGTCGAgaacgaccttttttttttagtgcatATTGCAAACTAACTATTTGTATTCTCATTTCAGGAATACGCGGATCAGTTGAATATCCCATTTTTGGAAACATCCGCCAAGAACGCAACGAACGTCGAGCAAGCATTTATGACGATGGCTTCGGAAATTAAAAACCGAGTTGGTCCTCCATCTTCAGCGGCCGCCACCGAATCGGCTAAAGTGAAAATCGATCAAGGCCGTCC contains:
- the LOC135845862 gene encoding uncharacterized protein LOC135845862, producing MDFTCVTTLPVENNPNSFYKVKVECSGKSISMIVFDNNTAYKGEISSSYISDQSNLLNLSEKEYIEELRKAFLTSSSEFSYSIAEDNFYLKKSIQTNSANSIKIKFTSIKLDKVDFQTSILAVLDATLNENNQYVKKIDELQSLNEALMKGNESLLEQMKRFQADKNNMESILYYRFLNLLNSKKKKINELKGKLGVKMDEDTASEFEEEMELNDEGVENVYDADTDLDEEIEKQVETAKDECLRKPVEETKQKEESKKFQKLGENSKGNSGSSKPMSIFDRLSILDPTIPFDP
- the Rab1 gene encoding ras-related protein ORAB-1; this translates as MNPEYDYLFKLLLIGDSGVGKSCLLLRFADDTYTDSYISTIGVDFKIRTVDLDGKTIKLQIWDTAGQERFRTITSSYYRGAHGIIIVYDCTDLESFNNLKQWLEEVDRYACENVNKLLVGNKCDEVTKKVVDYTTAKEYADQLNIPFLETSAKNATNVEQAFMTMASEIKNRVGPPSSAAATESAKVKIDQGRPIESKNSGCC
- the ZnT86D gene encoding zinc transporter 7-A; translation: MIPLVQRDTNTNNSYGIKARIEDKVKGWIKLIFSDRNSRNLFLFLILNLSFAFVELLYGVWTNSLGLISDSFHMFFDCTGLLAGLVASVISKWKPDDKFSYGYVRAEILAGFVNGLFLLFIAFFICSEAVERFIEPPEVKHERLFVVSVLGLLVNLVGIYAFQHGHPGGHCSHGGHSHGGHSHSHSHGNHSHSHSNNVGGHSHHHHHRENEISSAGNSHLMKGVFLHILADTLGSVGVIISAILMYAFGWMRADPICSMFISILIAISVLSLISDSLLILMQRQPKELDEVLPRCYQKVMQLTGVYSIQEPHFWTLSSGVFVGALKLEVSKAADLKYVVSHTHMIFNSVGVKNLYVQLDYTNM
- the LOC135843494 gene encoding small ribosomal subunit protein mS39, which codes for MNILKLLQNTRCSSCYVNTLNKSVISRLNYSTAVADDEEIIIPKRIPRGPTDILKALANVTKADPTAAHFKYHDDPYLIPMSNNNKRIYSLAQESGRKAARWIRDENPELFQHREAEPPIEVFFPKAQYDETDDLDNEILYKIIKSPSVNDAVTVYNIMKNRGDEISDENKQALLELLCFFNETEEFCPDFIEEKWFAQSNKDSNAVKKTWKDNGLAMKLFEELPESSEKYSAIIRGMVKYFEIEKAYQYFALAEEKKLVLSTDAYNALLTVATYRADGGSQRWQIIENILTTMNDYGLKPNVHTLNAVLQSLVRMPNFPDTKRFALKMIAEVKQFDVLPSLASYAHLLRICYNERGQQLNVIEDILDDLESREMKIQDPLDTTFFPLVMEKCRYMIRDKEVAHRINRLLWKGDNYNFIGTSFKESQYYRNYFHLLFHTESVEDIMRIYDYLVPHIYTPELNVIEELIKTITMNGAIDLYKRIWTDMVQFEIYDRPQLLSTLLEGMVLNRVPYTEPPSETAIVLSDIAWSVYQKAELKSQQRQIPVEWTGKMLGEAILLLLHGNAFDKATEVFKKLIQDENHIVGVPDPEVLSLYMDHCVKNKNVKQAMECVTYSANNGYGETENLAKKIIEGMTLSPAVQSHLAAMVGSHIFKDDQEEVSEQQESV